A single window of uncultured Pseudodesulfovibrio sp. DNA harbors:
- a CDS encoding ABC transporter permease: protein MLAFLIRRITQSAVVLLVMSVLVFVGVYYIGNPIDILIAPDASPAEYARAVSEFGLDKPLWEQYFIFLKGALHGNFGNSFVYNEPALKIIFDRLPATLELAFTAMFMAVFMGIPLGMIAGIQHDNWIGRNIMRFSILGFSLPTFWVGLMLIIIFSVQLGWLPSGGRGEPVEFLGMHFSFLSWKGLSYLILPASNLALFKTSLAIRLSRAGVQENLQMDYVKFARAKGLSNTRIIGLHVMKNIMIPVITVLGMEFGNLIAFAVVTETIFAWPGMGKLVIDSIGVLDRPIIVAYLLITVTMFILINLIVDILYSILDPRVRLGDER, encoded by the coding sequence ATGCTCGCGTTTCTTATTCGTCGCATCACTCAGAGCGCAGTCGTGCTTCTGGTTATGTCGGTTCTCGTGTTTGTCGGTGTGTACTACATCGGCAACCCTATCGACATCCTGATCGCACCCGACGCTTCTCCGGCCGAGTACGCTCGTGCCGTCAGCGAGTTTGGCTTGGACAAACCGCTGTGGGAACAATATTTCATTTTTCTCAAAGGCGCCCTGCATGGTAATTTCGGCAATTCGTTCGTATACAACGAGCCCGCCCTCAAGATCATTTTCGATCGACTTCCGGCCACGTTGGAACTCGCCTTCACTGCCATGTTCATGGCGGTGTTTATGGGAATCCCGTTGGGCATGATCGCAGGTATCCAGCATGACAACTGGATCGGGCGTAACATCATGCGTTTTTCCATTCTTGGTTTTTCCCTGCCCACATTCTGGGTCGGACTGATGCTCATCATTATCTTTTCCGTGCAGCTCGGCTGGCTGCCGTCAGGTGGCCGTGGTGAACCTGTGGAATTTCTTGGTATGCACTTCAGCTTCCTGTCATGGAAAGGGTTGTCGTATCTCATTTTGCCAGCGTCTAATCTGGCCTTGTTCAAGACGTCTCTGGCCATTCGGCTCAGTCGCGCCGGAGTTCAGGAAAATTTGCAGATGGATTACGTGAAGTTCGCGCGGGCCAAGGGGTTGTCCAACACTCGTATTATCGGGCTGCATGTCATGAAGAACATCATGATTCCTGTCATTACCGTTCTCGGCATGGAGTTTGGTAACTTGATCGCATTCGCGGTTGTTACGGAAACCATTTTTGCATGGCCCGGTATGGGCAAGTTGGTGATTGACTCCATCGGAGTTCTCGACCGGCCCATCATCGTGGCATATTTGCTCATTACGGTGACCATGTTCATTCTCATCAATCTGATCGTGGACATCCTGTACTCGATCCTTGACCCCAGGGTTCGCCTGGGCGACGAGCGATAG
- a CDS encoding ABC transporter permease, giving the protein MAQQSESLFWQTVQEYFESRVATIGLILLTIIVAVALLAPFISPQNPYDLMSIDIMDSKLAPGETTFDGATTYYLGTDSQGRDMLSSILYGLRISLGVGVLSTVIALIIGAIIGLWAAYQGGKTDAFIMRTVDLQLSFPAILVALILLAILGKGIDKIILALVMVQWAYYARAIRSNVLVERNKEYVEAAKCLALPKRRIMFGHVLPNCTPELIVISTVKVAGAIALEATLSFLGLGMPITKPSLGLLIANGFKFLQSGYYWISVYPGIALLILIVCINLVGDRLRDVLNPRLKR; this is encoded by the coding sequence ATGGCACAGCAAAGCGAATCCCTGTTCTGGCAGACTGTTCAGGAATATTTCGAAAGTCGGGTGGCCACCATCGGGCTTATCCTTTTGACAATTATTGTTGCGGTGGCCCTTTTGGCACCGTTCATTTCGCCGCAAAATCCGTATGATCTCATGTCTATTGATATCATGGATTCCAAGCTCGCTCCGGGTGAAACGACTTTTGATGGGGCCACCACCTACTACCTTGGTACGGACAGTCAAGGGCGTGATATGCTCAGTTCCATTCTGTATGGATTGCGTATCAGTCTCGGCGTAGGTGTCCTTTCCACCGTTATTGCACTCATTATCGGTGCCATTATCGGCCTTTGGGCAGCATACCAAGGGGGGAAGACCGACGCCTTCATCATGCGAACGGTGGATCTACAACTGAGTTTTCCCGCCATTTTGGTGGCGTTGATATTACTCGCCATTCTCGGCAAGGGTATCGACAAGATCATTCTCGCGTTGGTCATGGTTCAGTGGGCGTATTATGCCCGAGCTATTCGAAGCAATGTGTTGGTGGAACGCAACAAGGAATACGTGGAAGCGGCCAAATGTCTGGCGCTACCTAAGCGGCGGATCATGTTTGGTCACGTTTTGCCTAACTGTACGCCTGAGTTGATTGTTATTTCCACGGTCAAGGTGGCAGGGGCCATTGCCCTTGAAGCGACCTTGTCTTTTCTTGGTTTGGGAATGCCTATCACCAAGCCTTCGTTGGGTCTGCTTATCGCCAACGGATTCAAGTTCCTGCAAAGCGGGTATTATTGGATCAGTGTGTATCCCGGCATAGCCCTGTTAATACTCATCGTCTGCATCAATCTGGTCGGCGACCGGTTACGCGACGTGTTGAATCCGAGGTTGAAGCGATGA